A genomic region of Mycobacterium sp. Aquia_213 contains the following coding sequences:
- a CDS encoding argininosuccinate synthase, with product MSERVILAYSGGLDTSVAISWIGKETGREVVAVAIDLGQGGEDMDVIRQRALDCGAVEAVVVDARDEFADGYCLPTILNNALYMDRYPLVSAISRPLIVKHLVAAAREHGGGIVAHGCTGKGNDQVRFEVGFASLAPDLEVLAPVRDYAWTREKAIAFAEENDIPINVSKRSPFSIDQNVWGRAVETGFLEHLWNAPTKDVYSYTEDPTLNWSTPDEVIIGFERGVPVSIDGKPVTVLGAIEELNARAGAQGVGRLDVVEDRLVGIKSREIYEAPGAMVLITAHTELEHVTLERELARFKRQTDQRWGELVYDGLWYSPLKIALESFVAKTQEHVSGEIRLVLHGGHIAVNGRRSAESLYDFNLATYDEGDTFDQSKAKGFVYVHGLSSKLAARRDLVSGEKAAEEQ from the coding sequence ATGTCAGAGCGCGTCATCCTGGCGTATTCCGGCGGTCTGGACACCTCGGTGGCGATCAGCTGGATAGGCAAGGAGACCGGCCGTGAGGTCGTGGCGGTCGCGATCGACCTCGGCCAGGGCGGCGAGGACATGGACGTCATTCGGCAGCGCGCGCTGGACTGCGGCGCGGTCGAGGCGGTCGTCGTCGATGCCCGCGACGAGTTCGCGGACGGGTACTGCCTGCCCACCATCCTGAACAACGCGCTCTACATGGATCGCTACCCGCTGGTGTCGGCGATCAGCCGGCCACTGATCGTCAAGCACCTGGTCGCCGCCGCCCGCGAGCACGGTGGCGGCATCGTGGCGCACGGCTGTACCGGCAAGGGCAACGACCAGGTCCGGTTCGAGGTCGGATTCGCTTCGCTGGCACCGGATTTGGAGGTGCTGGCGCCGGTCCGCGACTACGCGTGGACACGGGAGAAGGCGATCGCGTTCGCCGAAGAGAACGACATCCCGATCAACGTCAGCAAGCGTTCGCCGTTCTCGATCGACCAGAACGTGTGGGGCCGCGCGGTGGAAACCGGCTTCCTGGAACACCTTTGGAACGCGCCCACCAAGGACGTCTACTCCTACACCGAAGACCCCACGCTCAACTGGAGCACGCCCGACGAGGTGATCATCGGATTCGAGCGCGGTGTGCCGGTCTCGATCGACGGCAAGCCGGTGACGGTGCTGGGAGCCATCGAGGAACTCAACGCGCGCGCCGGCGCCCAGGGCGTCGGGCGCCTCGACGTCGTCGAGGACCGGCTGGTGGGCATCAAGAGCCGCGAAATCTACGAGGCGCCCGGCGCGATGGTGCTGATCACCGCCCACACCGAACTCGAACACGTCACGCTGGAGCGCGAGCTGGCCCGGTTCAAACGGCAGACCGACCAGCGTTGGGGCGAGCTGGTGTACGACGGACTGTGGTACTCGCCGCTGAAGATCGCGCTGGAGTCGTTCGTCGCCAAGACGCAGGAACACGTGTCCGGCGAAATCCGATTGGTGTTGCACGGCGGGCACATTGCGGTCAATGGTCGGCGCAGCGCGGAATCGCTGTACGACTTCAACCTGGCCACCTACGACGAGGGCGACACCTTCGACCAGTCGAAGGCGAAGGGTTTCGTCTACGTGCACGGCCTGTCCTCCAAGCTCGCCGCCCGCCGGG
- a CDS encoding arginine repressor, translated as MTRSKATAETTRAGRQARIVAILSSSSISSQSELAVRLADEGIDVTQATLSRDLEELGAVKLRGADGGVGVYIVPEDGSPVRGVSGGTARLSRLLSELLVSTDASANLAVLRTPPGAADYLASAIDRAALPYVVGTIAGDDTLFVAAREPMTGAELARTLENLK; from the coding sequence ATGACGCGGAGCAAGGCCACCGCCGAGACCACCCGGGCAGGGCGGCAGGCCCGCATCGTGGCGATCCTGTCGTCGTCGTCGATCAGCAGCCAGAGCGAGCTGGCGGTACGGCTGGCCGACGAGGGCATCGACGTCACCCAGGCCACCCTGTCGCGCGATCTCGAAGAGCTCGGCGCGGTGAAGCTGCGCGGCGCCGACGGCGGCGTCGGGGTCTACATTGTCCCGGAGGACGGCAGCCCGGTGCGCGGCGTGTCCGGGGGCACCGCGCGGCTGTCGCGGCTGCTGAGCGAGCTGCTGGTGTCCACGGATGCCAGCGCGAACCTGGCCGTGCTGCGAACTCCGCCGGGCGCAGCTGACTATTTAGCCAGCGCAATCGATCGTGCGGCGCTACCGTACGTCGTCGGCACCATCGCCGGTGATGACACTCTCTTCGTGGCCGCTCGGGAGCCGATGACCGGCGCCGAGCTGGCCCGAACTCTGGAAAACCTCAAATAG
- the argF gene encoding ornithine carbamoyltransferase: MPRHFLRDDDLSPAEQAEVLELAAELKKNPFSRRPLDGPRGVAVLFDKNSTRTRFSFEVGIAQLGGHPVVVDSSSTQLGRDETLQDTAQVLSRYVDAIVWRTFGQDRLEAMASTATVPVVNALSNEFHPCQVLADLQTIAEHKGSLPGLALSYFGDGANNMAHSLMLGAVTAGMHVTIAAPDGFTPDQAVVAAAERRAADTGASVTVTADADGAAAGADVLVTDTWTSMGQEADGLDRVEPFRPFQVNTRLLGLANAEAIVLHCLPAHRGDEITDEVMDGLASAVWDEAENRLHAQKALLVWLLERSR, translated from the coding sequence GTGCCTAGACACTTCCTGCGCGACGACGACCTGTCGCCGGCCGAACAGGCCGAGGTCCTCGAGCTGGCCGCGGAGCTGAAGAAGAACCCGTTCAGCCGGCGTCCGCTCGACGGGCCGCGCGGCGTCGCGGTGCTGTTCGACAAGAACTCCACCCGCACCCGGTTCTCCTTCGAGGTGGGCATCGCGCAGCTGGGTGGCCACCCCGTCGTCGTCGACAGCAGCAGCACCCAGCTGGGCCGCGACGAGACGTTGCAGGACACCGCGCAGGTGCTGTCCCGCTACGTCGACGCGATCGTGTGGCGGACCTTCGGGCAGGACCGGTTAGAGGCCATGGCCTCGACCGCGACGGTGCCGGTGGTCAACGCGCTGTCCAACGAGTTCCACCCCTGCCAGGTGCTGGCCGATCTGCAGACCATCGCCGAGCACAAGGGATCGCTGCCGGGCCTAGCGCTGTCCTACTTCGGCGACGGCGCCAACAACATGGCGCATTCGTTGATGCTCGGCGCGGTCACCGCCGGGATGCACGTCACTATCGCGGCCCCGGACGGTTTCACGCCGGACCAGGCCGTGGTGGCCGCCGCCGAGCGGCGCGCCGCGGACACCGGCGCCTCGGTCACCGTGACCGCCGACGCCGACGGCGCCGCCGCGGGTGCCGACGTGTTGGTGACCGACACCTGGACGTCGATGGGACAAGAAGCCGACGGGCTGGACCGGGTCGAACCGTTTCGGCCGTTCCAGGTCAACACCCGGTTGCTGGGCCTGGCGAACGCGGAAGCCATTGTGCTGCACTGCCTTCCGGCGCACCGCGGCGACGAGATCACCGACGAGGTGATGGACGGGCTGGCCAGCGCGGTGTGGGACGAGGCCGAAAACCGGCTGCACGCCCAGAAGGCGCTGCTGGTGTGGCTGCTGGAGCGGTCCCGATGA
- a CDS encoding acetylornithine transaminase — MTKTNTDTMRQRWEAVMMNNYGTPPVALASGAGAVVTDVDGKSYLDLLAGIAVNVLGHGHPALVEAVTQQLSTLGHTSNLYATEPGVALAEELVAALGTDTPTRVFFCNSGTEANEMAFKLSRLTGRTKLVAAQEGFHGRTMGSLALTGQPAKQAPFEPLPGDITHVPYGDADALAAAVGDDTAAVFLEPIMGESGVVVPPEGYLAAAREITARHGALLVLDEVQTGIGRTGAFFAHQHDGITPDVVTLAKGLGGGLPIGAVLAVGPAAELLTPGLHGSTFGGNPVCTAAARAVLRVLVDDDLIRRAEVLGKSLRQGIESLGHPLIDHTRGRGLLCGVVLTAPRAKAVEAAARDAGFLVNATGPDVIRLAPPLVITEAQIDSFLTALPGILEAVGAGA, encoded by the coding sequence TTGACTAAGACGAACACCGACACCATGCGGCAGCGGTGGGAAGCCGTGATGATGAACAACTACGGCACCCCGCCGGTGGCATTGGCCAGTGGCGCGGGCGCCGTGGTCACCGATGTGGACGGCAAGAGCTACCTCGACCTGCTTGCCGGCATCGCGGTCAACGTGCTCGGCCATGGTCACCCGGCCCTGGTCGAGGCCGTCACGCAGCAGCTCTCGACGCTGGGGCACACCTCGAACCTGTACGCCACCGAACCCGGTGTCGCGCTGGCCGAGGAATTGGTGGCCGCGCTCGGCACCGACACCCCGACCCGGGTGTTCTTCTGCAATTCGGGCACCGAAGCCAACGAGATGGCGTTCAAGTTGTCCCGGCTCACCGGTCGCACGAAATTGGTTGCCGCGCAAGAGGGTTTCCACGGTCGCACGATGGGCTCGCTCGCGCTGACCGGCCAGCCGGCCAAGCAGGCGCCGTTCGAGCCGTTGCCCGGCGACATCACGCATGTGCCCTACGGCGACGCCGACGCGCTGGCGGCCGCCGTCGGCGACGACACCGCGGCGGTATTCCTGGAGCCGATCATGGGGGAGAGCGGTGTCGTCGTCCCGCCCGAGGGCTACCTGGCGGCGGCGCGCGAGATCACCGCCCGGCACGGCGCCCTGCTGGTGCTCGACGAGGTGCAGACCGGAATCGGGCGCACCGGAGCCTTTTTCGCACATCAGCACGACGGCATCACCCCCGATGTGGTGACCCTGGCCAAGGGGCTCGGCGGCGGACTGCCGATCGGAGCGGTGCTGGCCGTCGGGCCCGCGGCCGAACTGTTGACACCCGGCCTGCACGGCAGCACCTTCGGCGGCAACCCGGTGTGCACGGCCGCCGCCCGTGCGGTGCTGCGGGTGCTGGTCGACGACGACCTGATCCGGCGTGCCGAGGTGTTGGGCAAGTCGCTGCGCCAGGGGATCGAATCCCTGGGCCACCCGCTGATCGACCACACCCGCGGCCGTGGCCTGTTGTGCGGCGTGGTGCTGACCGCCCCGCGCGCCAAGGCCGTCGAGGCCGCCGCGCGCGACGCCGGCTTCCTGGTCAACGCCACCGGACCCGACGTGATCCGGTTGGCGCCGCCGCTGGTGATCACCGAAGCCCAGATCGACAGCTTCCTCACCGCGCTGCCGGGCATTCTCGAGGCGGTGGGCGCAGGTGCCTAG
- the argB gene encoding acetylglutamate kinase has product MTTNVDDLPTQAKAQVLAEALPWLKQLHGKIVVVKYGGNAMIDESLRQAFAADMAFLRNCGIHPVVVHGGGPQITAMLRRLGIDKGDFKGGFRVTTPEVLDVARMVLFGQVGRELVNLINAHGPYAVGITGEDAQLFTAVRRSVTLDGVVTDIGLVGDVDRVNTAAVLDLIAARRIPVVSTLAPDAEGVVHNINADTAAAALAEALGAEKLLMLTDVEGIYTDWPDRDSLVSEIDTASLTQLLPTFESGMIPKVEACLRAVAGGVPSAHVIDGRVQHCVLVELFTPEGTGTKVVPA; this is encoded by the coding sequence ATGACGACGAACGTCGACGACTTACCCACCCAGGCCAAGGCGCAGGTACTGGCCGAGGCGTTGCCCTGGCTCAAGCAGTTGCACGGCAAAATCGTCGTGGTCAAGTACGGCGGCAACGCGATGATCGACGAGTCGCTGCGCCAGGCGTTCGCCGCCGACATGGCGTTCCTGCGCAACTGCGGAATCCACCCCGTGGTCGTGCACGGCGGTGGGCCGCAGATCACCGCCATGCTGCGCCGGCTCGGCATCGACAAGGGTGACTTCAAGGGCGGATTCCGGGTCACCACACCGGAAGTCCTCGATGTCGCGCGGATGGTGCTGTTCGGACAGGTGGGACGCGAACTGGTCAACTTGATCAACGCTCACGGGCCGTACGCCGTGGGCATCACCGGCGAGGACGCTCAGCTGTTCACCGCGGTGCGGCGCAGCGTCACCCTCGACGGCGTGGTCACCGACATCGGCCTGGTCGGCGACGTCGATCGGGTCAACACCGCCGCAGTGCTGGATCTGATTGCGGCACGGCGTATTCCGGTGGTATCGACGCTCGCGCCGGATGCCGAGGGTGTGGTGCACAATATCAACGCCGACACCGCCGCGGCGGCGCTGGCCGAAGCGCTGGGAGCCGAAAAACTGTTGATGCTCACCGATGTAGAGGGCATATACACCGACTGGCCGGATCGCGACTCGTTGGTCAGCGAGATCGATACGGCGAGCTTGACCCAACTGCTGCCCACCTTCGAGTCCGGCATGATCCCGAAAGTCGAGGCCTGCCTTCGTGCCGTCGCGGGGGGTGTGCCCAGCGCCCACGTCATCGACGGCCGGGTCCAGCACTGCGTGCTGGTGGAACTCTTCACCCCGGAAGGCACCGGCACCAAGGTGGTGCCCGCGTGA